The sequence below is a genomic window from Thermogemmatispora onikobensis.
CTGCGAGCGGCAGGTGTACTGCCACTTCACAGGTCCGTCGCCAAATCGCCGCAGCGGTGGCCGGTCCAGCTCTTTCCGTCCCGAGACAGGAACGCCGCCCGGTTGTATTTACGGGCAAGTGGTGTTAAACTGAACACTGAACAGACAGGGAAACCGCTGAGCTGGTCAGTCAGAAGGAAGACATCGCTTGCTGCGCAAAGATCGCGTCTTTGAAATCTTGCGCGCCATGTGTGCGGAGGCCGCCGCTGCCCCCGAAGGCACGGCGCTCAGGCGCAAGCGAGGGTTCAGCGCCGAAGAAGTCGCGGAACGCGCCGCTATTGATCGCACCAATGCCAGCCGTGACCTCAACCAGTTAGCACAGGAGGGGAAGGTCGAGCGCATTCCTGGCCGTCCTGTCCTGTTCGCTGTCAGGAGCCTCTCACCCCAACCGTCACCGCTGCCGGTCGGGTCAGAGCCATCGTCGGCCAGGGAGTCGCAGCAGAAGCAGACCCAGCAAACGCAGGCCCCGGCGGCCACTCGCCAGCAGCCAGATCTGCCGAAGCTGGTCAGACCAGAGGCTCCCAACAAGCTGCCGGTGGTGGTGGCCTCCATGCAAAGTGGAGCCATAGTTACCAGCTTCGAAACGCTGGTCGGGAGCGACGAAGGACTGAAGGTCGCTATCCAGCAGGCGAAGGCGGCCATGCTCTACCCGCCGCACGGGCTACATACTCTCATCTGCGGCCCCAGTGGCGTAGGCAAGACCACTTTTGCCCGCCTGATGCATGCCTTTGCCATCGAATTTGGAGCCTTACCTCCCAACGCGCCCTTCATCTCCTTCAACTGTGCCGACTATGCCGGCAATCCTCAGCTGCTCATGGCCCACCTCTTTGGGGTTGTCCGCGGGGCCTACACCGGGGCCGAGCGCGACCGCCCGGGCCTTGTCGAGCAGGCGAACGGCGGCATTCTCTTTCTCGACGAAGTGCATCGCCTCCCGCCCGAGGGACAGGAGATGCTCTTCTACCTGATGGATCGCGAGCGCTTCCGCCGTCTGGGCGACGTCGAGGAGCGGCAGGCCAGCATTCTGCTCATCGCCGCCACCACCGAGGACCCCGGCGTCACCTTGCTGCCGACCTTCCGCCGGCGCATTCCCATGCTCATCACCCTACCTGGTCTGGCCGAGCGCTCAATGCAGGAGCGTTACGCCCTCATCCGCGCCTTCTTCACCACCGAATGCAGCAGCATCGGCGCCAACATCCACGTTGAACCCCAGGTCATCCAGGCCCTCCTGCTCTACGAATGCCCGGGCAACATCGGGCAACTGCGCACCGACATCCAGCTCCTCTGTGCCCGTGCCTATCTCGACTACCGCACGCGCAACCTCAGCGAGCTGCACGTCGACGTCAGTATCTTGCCCGATCACGTGCGCCGCGGCCTGCTGCGCACTGCCGAGCTGCAGCGCTCGCTGGAGCCGCTGCTTGACGTCCTCAAGGTTGCTCACATCTTCACCCCCACCGGCCTCAGCCTCGATGTCCTCCCGCACTCGGCCCGCGACCTCTACGAGACCATCAGCCAGGAGGTGCGCGCGCTGCGCCGCAGCGGCCTCACCGACAGCGAAGTCAATCGTCTCCTGCAGCTAGAGATCCAGCACTACTTCCAGCGCTTCGCCGACGAGGTGACGCGGGCCCGCCAGGAGGCAGCCCCGCACCTGGTCGACGAGCAGGTCGCCGCCGCCTGCCGCGCCGTGGTCGATTACGCCGCCCAGCGCCTGGAGCGCGACCTGCCCGAGAAGCTGGCCCTCGTGCTGGCCATGCACGTCACCAGCACGCTGGAGCACCTGGCCCGCGGCCACCAGGTCCCCGCTTCGGTCATCGAATCCGTGGCCGAAACTTATCCGCGCGAATATGAGGTAGCGCGCGCCGCCCTGGCTCAGCTGCGCAGCGCCCTCCAGGCCCCGCTGCCCGAGAGCGAGGTCGATGTGCTGGCCGTGCTCCTCGCCCATGCCGATAGCCTGCTCAGCAGCGAGCAGCCTGGGGTTGGCATTGTGGTCGCCGCCCACGGGCGCGGCATCGCCGCCGGCCTGGCCGAGCTGGCCAATACCCTGGTCGGCGTCAGAACGGTGCGCTGGGTCGAGCTGTCGCTGGAGCAGTCGCCCGACGAGCTGGTGGCCCAGGTTGCCAGTTGGGTGCGCGTGGCCGACCAGGGGGCCGGCGTTCTGCTCCTCGTCGACTTTGTCTCTTTGCTCTCCCTGAGTGAGCTAGTCGAGCAACAGACCGGCGTGCGCGTGCGCACGGTCTCCGACGTCAGCGCTCCTCTGGTGATCGAGGCAGTGCGCCGCGCTCAGCGCTCGCGCGATCTGAGTCTCGACCAATTGGCCGAGAGCCTGACCCTCAACCGCGCCATCAGCAGCCGTAGCAGCAGCCGCGAGCGCCACACTGAGCCATTGCCCACGAGCGGCGCAGAAGGCTCCAGCCGCGAGGCCGGGCGCGTGATTCTCTCAGTGTGTCTGACGGGCTTCGGCAGCGCCGCCAAGATTGCCGAGCTGATCAATGAAGCCCTGCCCGGTCTGCACAGGCAGGGGATCGATATCCTGTGCATGGATATGACGCTCTCCTACAAGACGCGCGAGGACATCCAGCAACTCGTCGGCAACCGCCAGGTGATCGCCGTTGTGGGCACCATTAACCCACACCTGGACGATTATCCTTTTATCCCCTTGACGGATCTGCTCTTCGGCGATGGCCTGGCCCGCCTGCGCACCCTGCTGGGGGAGACGCTCATCGATCCAGCTCTACTGCAAGCCGGGCGCGAGCAGGAGCCAGCGATGACGACCCCGCTCACGCTGCCCCTGGCCAGTGCAGTGACCGCAGGCTGCCCCTCCCTGGGGGAAGCGCTGAGCGATGGCAACGGGACCCAGGCGAGTCAGGCGCAGCTCTTCTCAC
It includes:
- a CDS encoding sigma 54-interacting transcriptional regulator codes for the protein MLRKDRVFEILRAMCAEAAAAPEGTALRRKRGFSAEEVAERAAIDRTNASRDLNQLAQEGKVERIPGRPVLFAVRSLSPQPSPLPVGSEPSSARESQQKQTQQTQAPAATRQQPDLPKLVRPEAPNKLPVVVASMQSGAIVTSFETLVGSDEGLKVAIQQAKAAMLYPPHGLHTLICGPSGVGKTTFARLMHAFAIEFGALPPNAPFISFNCADYAGNPQLLMAHLFGVVRGAYTGAERDRPGLVEQANGGILFLDEVHRLPPEGQEMLFYLMDRERFRRLGDVEERQASILLIAATTEDPGVTLLPTFRRRIPMLITLPGLAERSMQERYALIRAFFTTECSSIGANIHVEPQVIQALLLYECPGNIGQLRTDIQLLCARAYLDYRTRNLSELHVDVSILPDHVRRGLLRTAELQRSLEPLLDVLKVAHIFTPTGLSLDVLPHSARDLYETISQEVRALRRSGLTDSEVNRLLQLEIQHYFQRFADEVTRARQEAAPHLVDEQVAAACRAVVDYAAQRLERDLPEKLALVLAMHVTSTLEHLARGHQVPASVIESVAETYPREYEVARAALAQLRSALQAPLPESEVDVLAVLLAHADSLLSSEQPGVGIVVAAHGRGIAAGLAELANTLVGVRTVRWVELSLEQSPDELVAQVASWVRVADQGAGVLLLVDFVSLLSLSELVEQQTGVRVRTVSDVSAPLVIEAVRRAQRSRDLSLDQLAESLTLNRAISSRSSSRERHTEPLPTSGAEGSSREAGRVILSVCLTGFGSAAKIAELINEALPGLHRQGIDILCMDMTLSYKTREDIQQLVGNRQVIAVVGTINPHLDDYPFIPLTDLLFGDGLARLRTLLGETLIDPALLQAGREQEPAMTTPLTLPLASAVTAGCPSLGEALSDGNGTQASQAQLFSRRADLVRQLTETLNQRMIFLNPARVMPLLDRMIELIEVEVGESFPMEVLAGLMLHLACILERGVPYKGMLVSEAVRHQVEQQFARDLSICRHALQLLGEQVGRFLPDEEAYNIVCILRQLDIFAARP